A window of Leclercia adecarboxylata contains these coding sequences:
- a CDS encoding ShlB/FhaC/HecB family hemolysin secretion/activation protein — MTRLTGLFATLILWPLGSAHAAFLSPADRSAVQQQQQQLLDQNQRQRDELERSTVLPEASSSPKPPATADGPCFVINQIVLEGASAMPDVAEGRLTAPWRNQCLNMADLSALTHAVSDWYISRGYITSRAFLTEQDLSRGSLHITVLEGKLEQIRLEGVPERTLDMTFPGRVGKILNLRDIEQGMEQLNRVRQTPVQIEILPGNRQGYSIVNLTAAPEFPLNGSVSFDNSGQKSTGTGQLSGALIGNNLLGIADKWFISGGRSSDFSSSKDAQNFAAGVSVPYGYGLLDYSYSWSNYLSTIDNNGYRWRSTGDNETHRLNGSWVLFRNGDIKTSAAVGLTHRINHNYLDDVLLATSSRKLTSFALGINHTQKLAGGVATLNPTFTQGVPWLGAEDDNGKHGDVPKAEFRKWSLNASYQQPLADRLWWLSSVYFQWSPDRLYGSERLTLGGETSVRGFKEQYLSGDNGGYWRNELNYSLITLPWIGQIGALAALDGGWLKKDGFDRYASGTLWGAAVGLNSVNRLFSSQLTAGTPLAYPDWLGPDHLNIYYRVSVAF; from the coding sequence ATGACCAGATTAACAGGGCTTTTTGCCACGCTCATTTTATGGCCGCTCGGCAGCGCCCATGCGGCATTTCTGTCGCCCGCGGACCGCAGTGCCGTTCAACAGCAACAGCAGCAGTTGCTGGATCAAAACCAGCGCCAGCGCGACGAGCTGGAGCGCAGCACGGTCTTACCCGAGGCGTCTTCATCCCCCAAACCGCCAGCCACCGCTGACGGCCCCTGTTTTGTCATCAACCAGATTGTGCTGGAAGGTGCCAGTGCGATGCCGGACGTTGCCGAAGGCCGACTCACCGCGCCGTGGCGCAACCAGTGCCTGAATATGGCCGACCTCAGCGCCCTGACGCACGCGGTCTCCGACTGGTATATCAGCCGGGGCTATATCACCAGCCGCGCCTTCCTTACCGAGCAGGATCTGAGCCGAGGCTCGCTGCATATCACGGTGCTGGAAGGCAAGCTCGAGCAGATCCGCCTGGAAGGCGTGCCGGAACGCACCCTGGATATGACCTTCCCGGGCCGGGTGGGTAAGATCCTCAACCTGCGCGATATCGAACAGGGGATGGAGCAGCTGAACCGGGTGCGTCAGACGCCGGTTCAGATAGAGATCCTCCCCGGCAACCGCCAGGGATACTCCATTGTTAACCTCACCGCTGCCCCGGAGTTCCCGCTTAATGGTTCGGTAAGCTTCGATAACAGCGGGCAAAAGAGTACCGGCACCGGCCAGCTCAGCGGCGCCCTTATCGGCAACAACCTGCTGGGGATCGCCGATAAATGGTTTATCAGCGGCGGGCGCAGCAGCGATTTTTCCAGCAGCAAGGATGCGCAGAATTTTGCCGCAGGCGTCAGCGTGCCTTACGGCTATGGCCTGCTCGATTACAGCTACAGCTGGAGCAACTACCTCAGCACCATCGACAACAATGGCTATCGCTGGCGCTCGACCGGCGATAACGAAACCCACCGGCTGAACGGCTCCTGGGTGCTGTTTCGCAACGGCGATATCAAGACCAGCGCCGCGGTGGGCCTGACCCACCGTATCAACCATAACTACCTCGACGATGTCCTGCTGGCCACCAGCAGCCGCAAGCTCACGAGCTTTGCGCTGGGCATCAACCACACGCAAAAACTCGCTGGCGGTGTGGCGACCCTTAACCCGACCTTCACCCAGGGCGTGCCGTGGCTGGGGGCTGAGGATGACAACGGCAAGCATGGCGATGTGCCAAAAGCGGAGTTTCGCAAATGGAGCCTGAACGCCAGCTATCAGCAGCCGCTGGCCGACCGGCTGTGGTGGCTCTCCAGCGTCTATTTTCAGTGGTCGCCCGACCGGCTCTACGGCAGCGAGCGCTTAACCCTGGGGGGCGAGACCTCGGTGCGCGGCTTTAAGGAGCAGTATCTTTCCGGCGATAACGGCGGCTACTGGCGTAACGAACTCAACTACTCGCTCATCACTCTGCCCTGGATCGGGCAGATCGGCGCCCTGGCGGCGCTGGACGGCGGCTGGCTGAAAAAAGACGGTTTCGACCGCTACGCCTCCGGCACCCTGTGGGGCGCGGCGGTAGGGTTAAACAGCGTGAACCGCCTCTTCTCGAGCCAGCTCACTGCGGGCACACCGCTTGCGTATCCGGACTGGCTGGGACCGGATCATCTGAATATTTACTACCGCGTGTCGGTGGCGTTTTAA